In the genome of Pelagibacterium nitratireducens, one region contains:
- a CDS encoding reverse transcriptase family protein: protein MKAGHRIVDSALYKVRTRRRLAELLFTEVGFLESLEKNQPKYVVKYKPKYDDKAPWLAMPPPPELADNYRPISLPPSALKRLQARLAKLLGMITVPPYVFSSVKGVSYVDNAAVHVGARAFWLLDIEAFFPSCTAERLTWFFRDKLQCSPDVAAILVEIVTFDGCLPQGSPCSPILSYFCNARMWSDIYQLAGEYGCTLSIYADDITLSGAVVPKKLVWRIKEVLKNNGFRTSRSKEVSLVNAPADITGVIVRDNKLFLPNRQFKKLRVELAKRRDAKTSIEKRKIDNRIAGRKAQARQIEKHSKSGR from the coding sequence ATGAAGGCTGGCCATCGGATTGTCGATAGCGCCCTGTACAAGGTGCGAACCCGCCGGCGGCTTGCTGAGTTACTTTTCACCGAAGTTGGATTTCTTGAAAGCCTTGAGAAAAACCAGCCTAAGTATGTGGTGAAGTACAAACCTAAGTACGATGACAAGGCTCCCTGGCTCGCGATGCCGCCTCCTCCAGAGCTGGCAGATAATTACCGGCCCATTAGCCTGCCTCCCTCTGCCTTGAAGCGGCTGCAAGCTCGTTTGGCCAAGCTACTTGGCATGATAACGGTGCCACCATATGTATTTAGCTCCGTAAAGGGCGTGTCATACGTCGACAATGCCGCCGTTCACGTTGGTGCAAGGGCATTTTGGCTCCTCGATATAGAGGCGTTTTTTCCTTCTTGCACCGCAGAGCGTTTAACGTGGTTCTTTAGGGATAAGTTACAGTGCAGCCCGGATGTAGCGGCGATACTGGTGGAAATTGTGACGTTTGATGGATGCTTACCCCAAGGGTCGCCATGCAGTCCCATTCTTTCATACTTCTGCAATGCGCGAATGTGGTCTGATATCTATCAGCTTGCCGGGGAATACGGTTGCACTCTAAGTATCTACGCCGACGATATTACCCTCTCTGGAGCAGTGGTCCCGAAAAAATTAGTTTGGCGAATAAAAGAAGTATTGAAGAACAATGGATTTAGAACGAGCCGATCCAAGGAAGTCAGCCTGGTCAACGCGCCCGCAGACATTACGGGCGTCATTGTTCGTGACAACAAGCTCTTTTTGCCGAATAGACAATTCAAAAAGCTGAGGGTGGAGCTGGCAAAAAGGCGTGACGCTAAGACGTCGATTGAAAAGCGGAAAATCGACAATCGCATTGCTGGACGCAAAGCGCAGGCCCGCCAAATTGAGAAGCATTCCAAGAGCGGCAGATGA
- a CDS encoding GIY-YIG nuclease family protein → MYEQRQYYVYILAKHQNGALYTGMTNDLARRIHDHRSKAVPGHTRKYDIARLVWYETHPTLDSAYLREKRIKAWKRAWKIQLIETTNPNWRDLTETLI, encoded by the coding sequence ATGTACGAACAACGCCAATACTACGTCTACATCCTCGCCAAGCACCAGAACGGCGCCCTCTACACCGGCATGACAAACGACCTCGCCCGCCGCATCCACGACCACCGCTCAAAAGCCGTCCCCGGCCACACCCGCAAATACGATATTGCCCGTCTGGTCTGGTACGAAACCCACCCCACCCTCGACAGCGCCTACCTCCGCGAAAAGCGTATCAAGGCGTGGAAACGCGCCTGGAAAATCCAGTTGATCGAAACCACCAACCCCAACTGGCGCGACCTCACCGAAACCCTGATCTAA
- the uvrB gene encoding excinuclease ABC subunit UvrB — protein MTSEKKSPSAGRPGKADFSIDDFIKEIEKAEDAQASKPLYAERMRNKRALDRADQKAAAESQETERLAGKGKDNAKANARKASDAKGKRSAATGMSLKAPKSKANSVERPTNLDGFAEAPQAGFHTPSDVTNSSAGVSATVAALEKIIAEGRKEVEGTNAWKPHRPAALKKDKGGIPFRLQTDYTPAGDQPTAIAELLEGANNGETDQVLLGVTGSGKTFTAAQVIAQTGRPALILAPNKTLAAQLYGEFKNFFPDNAVEYFVSYYDYYQPEAYVPRTDTYIEKESTINEQIDRMRHSATRAILERDDVIIVASVSCIYGIGSVEDYTTMTIWLEKGQKIDQRALLNELVALQYKRGDIGFVRGTFRVRGDTIEVFPAHYDDAAWRITLFGNEIESISEFDPLTGKKSAELTAVRVFANSHHVTTRTTMNAAIKEIKRELNARLQELNGMGRFLEAQRLEQRTLFDLEMMEATGSCAGIENYSRYFSGRKPGEPPPTLFEYLPDNALVFVDESHVTIGQLGAMYRGDLRRKATLAEYGFRLPSCMDNRPLRFEEWNAMRPQTVYVSATPGAWELDQTGGVFAEQVIRPTGLIDPVVETRPATTQVDDVVDEIRKTTEKGYRTLLTVLTKKMAEDLTEYLHEQGIRVRYMHSDIDTIERIEIIRDLRLGNFDVLVGINLLREGLDIPECGLVAILDADKEGFLRSETSLIQTIGRAARNVDGKVILYADRETGSMERALAETNRRREKQLAYNEEHGITPQSVKARINDIVDSVYERDHVSVKIRPGKDGKDTVPVGANLAAVIKDLEHQMREAATNLEFEKAAKLRDEIKKLREMELDTLEGPGG, from the coding sequence ATGACCTCCGAGAAAAAATCCCCCTCCGCCGGTCGCCCCGGCAAAGCCGATTTCTCCATTGATGATTTCATCAAGGAGATCGAAAAGGCCGAGGATGCCCAGGCTTCAAAGCCCCTTTACGCCGAGCGCATGCGCAACAAGCGGGCGCTCGACCGTGCGGACCAAAAAGCAGCCGCCGAATCCCAGGAAACCGAGCGCCTCGCCGGCAAGGGCAAGGACAACGCCAAAGCCAACGCCCGCAAGGCCAGCGATGCGAAAGGCAAACGCAGCGCCGCCACAGGCATGTCGCTCAAGGCCCCCAAATCCAAGGCCAACTCCGTCGAGCGCCCCACCAATCTCGATGGCTTCGCCGAAGCCCCCCAGGCCGGCTTTCACACGCCATCGGATGTGACCAACTCCTCGGCCGGCGTATCGGCCACCGTCGCCGCGCTCGAAAAGATCATCGCCGAGGGCCGCAAGGAGGTCGAGGGCACCAATGCGTGGAAGCCCCACCGCCCCGCCGCGCTGAAAAAGGACAAGGGCGGCATCCCCTTCCGCCTCCAGACCGATTACACCCCCGCCGGCGACCAGCCCACCGCCATTGCCGAACTGCTCGAAGGCGCCAACAACGGCGAAACCGACCAGGTCCTGCTCGGCGTCACCGGCTCGGGCAAGACGTTTACCGCCGCCCAGGTCATCGCCCAGACCGGCCGCCCGGCCCTCATCCTGGCGCCCAACAAGACCCTGGCCGCCCAGCTCTATGGCGAGTTCAAGAATTTCTTCCCCGACAACGCGGTCGAATACTTCGTCTCCTATTACGACTACTACCAGCCCGAGGCCTACGTCCCGCGCACCGATACCTATATCGAGAAGGAATCCACCATCAACGAGCAGATCGACCGGATGCGCCACTCGGCCACCCGCGCGATCCTCGAACGCGACGACGTCATCATCGTCGCCTCGGTGTCCTGCATCTACGGCATCGGCTCGGTGGAAGACTACACCACCATGACCATCTGGCTCGAAAAGGGCCAGAAGATCGACCAGCGCGCCCTATTGAACGAACTCGTCGCCCTGCAATACAAGCGCGGCGACATCGGCTTCGTGCGCGGCACGTTCCGGGTGCGCGGCGACACCATCGAAGTGTTCCCCGCCCACTATGACGACGCCGCCTGGCGCATCACCCTGTTCGGCAACGAGATCGAATCCATTTCCGAATTCGATCCCCTGACCGGCAAGAAATCGGCCGAATTGACTGCCGTCCGCGTCTTCGCCAATTCCCACCACGTCACCACCCGCACCACGATGAATGCGGCCATCAAGGAGATCAAGCGCGAGCTCAACGCCCGCCTGCAGGAGCTCAACGGCATGGGCCGCTTCCTTGAGGCCCAGCGCCTCGAACAGCGCACCCTGTTCGATCTCGAAATGATGGAAGCCACCGGCTCCTGCGCGGGCATCGAGAACTATTCGCGCTACTTCTCGGGCCGCAAGCCCGGCGAGCCGCCCCCAACGCTCTTTGAATACCTCCCCGACAACGCCCTGGTCTTCGTCGACGAATCCCACGTCACCATCGGCCAGCTCGGCGCCATGTATCGCGGCGATCTGCGCCGCAAGGCAACGCTGGCGGAATACGGCTTCCGCCTGCCCTCCTGCATGGACAACCGCCCCCTGCGGTTCGAGGAATGGAACGCCATGCGCCCGCAGACGGTCTACGTCTCGGCCACCCCCGGCGCCTGGGAGCTCGACCAGACCGGCGGCGTGTTTGCCGAACAGGTCATCCGCCCCACCGGCCTGATCGACCCGGTCGTCGAAACCCGCCCCGCCACCACTCAGGTCGATGACGTTGTCGATGAAATCCGCAAAACCACCGAAAAGGGCTACCGCACGCTGCTCACCGTCCTCACCAAGAAGATGGCCGAGGATCTGACCGAATATCTGCACGAGCAGGGCATTCGCGTGCGCTACATGCACTCCGACATCGACACCATCGAGCGCATCGAGATCATCCGCGATCTGCGCCTGGGCAATTTCGACGTGCTGGTCGGCATCAACCTGTTGCGCGAAGGCCTCGACATCCCCGAATGCGGCCTCGTCGCCATTCTCGATGCCGACAAGGAAGGCTTTTTGCGTTCGGAAACCTCACTGATCCAGACCATCGGCCGCGCCGCGCGCAACGTCGATGGCAAGGTGATCCTCTACGCCGACCGCGAAACCGGCTCCATGGAGCGCGCCCTCGCCGAAACCAACCGCCGCCGCGAAAAACAGCTCGCCTACAACGAAGAACACGGCATCACCCCGCAATCGGTCAAGGCCCGCATCAACGACATCGTGGATTCGGTCTATGAGCGCGACCACGTCTCGGTCAAAATCCGCCCGGGCAAGGACGGCAAGGACACCGTCCCCGTCGGCGCCAACCTCGCCGCGGTCATCAAAGACCTCGAACACCAGATGCGCGAAGCCGCCACCAATCTGGAGTTTGAGAAAGCGGCGAAGCTGCGCGACGAGATCAAGAAGCTGCGGGAGATGGAGCTGGATACCCTCGAAGGCCCCGGCGGCTAA
- a CDS encoding hemolysin family protein — protein MTLLILYIALAIGISFLCSMLEAVLLSITPTFTATIEEKKPRVASRIRQLKDDIDRPLSAILSLNTIAHTVGAAGAGAQAQIVFGDAAVTVFSAVLTFLILVLSEIIPKTLGALYWQSFAPAASRILPVLIWVMWPLVKMSQLITVLLSRGKPQPPVTREEIVALADIGRREGIIDRGDSKVVANLLKFDRLTVKDIMTPRTVAFALDQQTTVRQAIDRRNELHFSRIPVYDGTIDTPTGFVLKTDILNLALEEEFDRKLENFRREITSVVETTPLEELFDTLVHKDRHMALVTDDFGGTAGLVTLEDLIETLLGEEIVDEGDSIADLQAYARKKWEERAAQQKDRGPALS, from the coding sequence ATGACGCTTCTGATACTTTACATCGCGCTGGCCATCGGCATTTCGTTCTTGTGCTCGATGCTCGAAGCGGTGCTGCTCAGCATCACCCCCACCTTCACAGCCACCATCGAAGAAAAAAAGCCGCGCGTTGCCAGCCGCATCAGGCAGCTCAAGGACGATATCGACCGCCCCCTTTCCGCCATTCTCAGCCTCAACACCATTGCCCACACCGTCGGCGCTGCTGGCGCCGGTGCGCAGGCCCAGATCGTTTTCGGCGATGCCGCGGTGACGGTGTTTTCGGCGGTCCTGACCTTCCTGATCCTGGTACTGTCCGAGATCATTCCCAAGACCCTCGGCGCGCTCTATTGGCAATCCTTTGCCCCGGCCGCCTCGCGCATCCTTCCGGTGCTGATCTGGGTCATGTGGCCTCTGGTCAAGATGTCCCAACTGATCACCGTTCTGCTCTCGCGCGGCAAACCGCAGCCCCCGGTCACCCGCGAGGAGATCGTTGCCCTGGCCGATATCGGCCGGCGCGAAGGCATCATCGACCGTGGCGATTCCAAGGTCGTCGCCAACCTGCTCAAATTCGACCGCCTCACGGTCAAGGACATCATGACCCCGCGCACCGTCGCCTTCGCCCTCGACCAGCAGACGACGGTCCGCCAAGCCATCGACCGCCGCAACGAGCTCCATTTCAGCCGCATCCCGGTGTATGACGGCACGATCGACACACCCACCGGCTTCGTGCTCAAGACCGACATCCTCAATCTTGCGCTCGAGGAAGAGTTCGACCGCAAGCTGGAAAATTTCCGCCGCGAAATCACCAGCGTCGTCGAAACCACCCCGCTCGAAGAGCTGTTCGACACCCTCGTCCACAAGGACCGCCACATGGCGCTGGTCACCGACGATTTCGGCGGCACCGCCGGGCTCGTCACCCTCGAGGATCTGATCGAGACCCTGCTGGGCGAGGAAATCGTCGACGAGGGCGACTCCATCGCCGATCTGCAGGCCTACGCCCGAAAGAAATGGGAGGAGCGCGCCGCCCAGCAGAAGGATCGCGGACCGGCCCTCTCCTGA
- a CDS encoding FAD-dependent monooxygenase, which produces MTEHAVVIAGGGPTGLMLAGELVLAGVNVAIVERRANQDMPGARAGGLHARTIEIMDQRGIAERFLAEGTALQVAGFGPARLDISDFPTRHNYGLGLWQNHIERILAGWVQELGVPIYRSRAVTGFEQDENGVDVVLDGGQALRAHYLVGCDGGRSLVRKLAGIEFAGWEASVSSLIAEAELAEAAEFGLHADEVGTQAMGPMGEGNKVRIVLTQRYAGQSDPTVDDLKAGLVAVFGSDYGVHNVTWLSRFTDMARQAVAYRDGRVLLAGDAAHVHSPVGGQGLNIGVQDAVNLGWKLAQVVKGISPERLLDTYHAERHPIAARVLRNTLAQIALGRGDERTKALNEIMGEVLAMDAPRKRFAGMMSGLDVHYDLGEGHPLLGRRMPDLDLVTADGAIRLYSLLHEARPVLIGFDENGWSDTGPWADRVQAVRADCNGTWELPVLGTVEAPGAVLTRPDGYVAWVGDGKGADPTGALETWFGPR; this is translated from the coding sequence ATGACCGAACATGCTGTGGTAATTGCCGGGGGCGGGCCGACGGGGCTGATGCTGGCGGGAGAGCTGGTCCTGGCGGGGGTGAATGTCGCGATTGTGGAGCGGCGGGCGAACCAGGATATGCCGGGCGCGCGGGCCGGCGGGCTGCATGCGCGCACCATCGAGATCATGGATCAGCGGGGCATCGCCGAGCGGTTTCTGGCCGAAGGCACGGCGCTACAGGTGGCAGGGTTCGGTCCGGCGCGGCTCGATATCAGCGATTTTCCGACACGGCACAATTACGGGCTGGGCCTGTGGCAGAACCATATCGAACGCATATTGGCCGGATGGGTCCAGGAGCTCGGGGTGCCGATCTATCGCAGCCGCGCGGTCACTGGATTTGAGCAGGACGAGAACGGGGTCGATGTGGTGCTCGATGGCGGACAGGCTTTGCGGGCGCATTATCTCGTGGGGTGCGATGGCGGGCGGAGTCTGGTTCGCAAGCTGGCGGGGATCGAATTTGCCGGCTGGGAGGCCTCGGTCAGCAGCCTGATCGCCGAGGCGGAGCTGGCCGAGGCGGCCGAATTCGGCCTGCATGCCGACGAGGTGGGCACCCAGGCGATGGGGCCGATGGGCGAAGGGAACAAGGTGCGGATCGTTCTGACCCAGCGCTATGCGGGGCAGAGCGATCCGACGGTCGATGACCTCAAGGCGGGGCTGGTGGCCGTCTTTGGCAGCGATTATGGCGTGCACAACGTCACATGGCTTTCGCGGTTTACCGATATGGCGCGGCAGGCTGTGGCCTATCGCGACGGCCGGGTGTTGCTGGCGGGCGATGCTGCGCATGTCCATTCCCCAGTGGGTGGCCAGGGGCTCAATATCGGGGTTCAGGACGCGGTCAATCTGGGCTGGAAGCTGGCGCAGGTGGTCAAAGGGATCTCTCCCGAGCGGCTGCTCGACACCTATCACGCCGAACGGCACCCGATTGCGGCGCGGGTGTTGCGCAACACGCTGGCGCAGATCGCTCTGGGGCGGGGCGACGAGCGGACCAAGGCGCTCAATGAGATCATGGGGGAGGTGCTGGCCATGGACGCGCCGCGCAAGCGGTTCGCCGGGATGATGTCGGGGCTCGATGTTCACTACGATCTGGGCGAAGGGCATCCGCTGCTGGGGCGGCGCATGCCCGATCTCGACCTGGTGACCGCTGATGGCGCGATCCGGCTCTACAGCCTGCTGCATGAAGCGCGGCCGGTGCTGATCGGGTTCGATGAAAATGGCTGGTCCGACACTGGGCCATGGGCGGATCGGGTGCAGGCGGTGAGGGCCGATTGTAACGGGACATGGGAGCTTCCGGTGCTTGGGACTGTCGAGGCGCCGGGCGCTGTGTTGACCCGGCCCGACGGCTATGTCGCGTGGGTCGGGGATGGAAAGGGGGCTGATCCAACCGGCGCGCTGGAGACCTGGTTCGGACCGCGTTAA
- a CDS encoding HD-GYP domain-containing protein, with product MSGSIRLAEVLGALSRALDMTEGQPPGHCMRCCWTGVQVGRAMGMDEAALRDLYYALLLKDLGCSSNAARICELYLADDLTFKRDFKHLDGSLPQVLRFVLSHTGAEAGLAERFRSVVNIMRNGGEIVTNLIETRCQRGAEIARQMRFSDTVAQAILDLDEQWNGGGKPLGKAGTDISLFSRIALLAQVVDVFFMSGGPEAAMTEITSRSGTWFDPAVVFAFSDVAADETFWAMLARDDIEQVVLDLEPGQEVQRADEGYLDDIARAFARVIDAKSPFTSGHSERVAVFSDLIAEEMGYNPARRRWLKRAALLHDIGKLGVSNSVLDKPGKLDDDEWVAMRDHSRLSEDILSRIGAFADLAVVAGAHHERLDGKGYPNGKTADELDLDTRIISTADVFDALTADRPYRAAMPVSKAMGILWEGAGASHDPLCIEALERALARSEEAVA from the coding sequence ATGAGCGGATCGATACGGTTGGCCGAGGTGCTTGGGGCACTGAGCCGGGCCCTGGACATGACCGAGGGGCAACCTCCCGGCCATTGCATGCGCTGTTGCTGGACCGGGGTGCAGGTGGGCCGGGCGATGGGCATGGACGAGGCGGCGCTGCGCGATCTCTATTATGCGCTGCTGCTCAAGGATCTGGGGTGTTCGTCCAACGCGGCGCGGATCTGTGAATTGTATCTGGCCGACGATCTGACCTTCAAGCGCGACTTCAAGCATCTCGACGGCAGCCTGCCGCAGGTTCTGCGGTTCGTCCTGTCGCATACGGGGGCCGAGGCGGGGCTGGCCGAGCGGTTCCGCTCGGTGGTCAACATCATGCGCAATGGCGGCGAGATCGTCACCAATCTGATCGAAACCCGATGCCAGCGGGGGGCCGAAATTGCCCGCCAGATGCGGTTTTCCGACACCGTGGCGCAGGCCATTCTCGATCTCGACGAGCAGTGGAACGGTGGCGGCAAGCCACTGGGCAAGGCGGGCACCGACATTTCGCTGTTTTCACGCATCGCGCTGCTGGCGCAGGTGGTGGACGTGTTCTTCATGTCCGGGGGGCCGGAGGCCGCGATGACCGAAATCACCTCGCGTTCGGGGACGTGGTTCGACCCGGCGGTGGTGTTCGCGTTTTCCGACGTTGCCGCGGACGAGACGTTCTGGGCGATGCTGGCGCGCGATGACATCGAACAGGTGGTGCTCGATCTCGAACCGGGGCAGGAGGTGCAGAGGGCCGATGAGGGCTATCTCGACGACATCGCGCGGGCCTTTGCGCGGGTGATCGACGCCAAGAGCCCGTTCACCTCGGGCCACAGTGAGCGGGTTGCTGTGTTTTCCGATCTTATCGCCGAGGAGATGGGGTACAATCCGGCCCGCCGGCGCTGGCTCAAGCGCGCAGCGCTGCTGCACGATATCGGCAAGCTCGGCGTTTCCAACAGCGTGCTCGACAAGCCGGGCAAGCTCGACGATGACGAATGGGTGGCCATGCGCGACCATTCCCGGCTGTCGGAAGACATTTTATCGCGCATCGGGGCTTTTGCCGATCTGGCCGTGGTGGCGGGCGCCCATCACGAGCGGCTGGACGGCAAGGGCTATCCCAACGGCAAGACGGCCGACGAACTCGACCTCGACACGCGGATCATTTCGACCGCGGACGTGTTCGACGCGCTGACCGCCGACCGGCCCTATCGCGCGGCAATGCCGGTGTCCAAGGCGATGGGGATCTTGTGGGAGGGCGCCGGGGCATCGCACGACCCTTTGTGCATCGAAGCACTGGAACGGGCGCTGGCGCGGTCGGAAGAGGCGGTGGCTTAG
- a CDS encoding ABC transporter ATP-binding protein, translating into MTATDLDDEHDTATFPGQRPPRATVGSAHIEEEVFGKAYDPRTIRRIWAFVHPYRLRIYLSVIAVLIFTATQLAIPLIVGNAIDTALVDPLAGGGGLIWSVAIFAIVVTLNYAASWIQEKQVGNVAENVLFDMRRAMFARLQIVALGFMDKTEVGRLMSRLQGDVNSMQEFLETSIVSIGDLVLLCGIVVVLLSLDWGLGLLTLATMPALFIVRIFWLPRAKRAFWAAHETNSATNGAMAEGINGVRTIQNLDRQKVNFDLYDDKAWSNLKTQLTGSRYAQVMVPIVDSLTGIAMATVIVVGGSLVLNGSMQIGIIVAFLFYIQRFFDPIRSLTMQYSIMQRAMTSGRRITEVLDVPVSIADKPDAVTLTRDMDGSVDFDNVAFGYDPKRPVLKNVSFHVNPGETVALVGPTGSGKTSAMALVHRFYEVQSGAVRVGGHDVRDITQESLGEQVAMVLQEPFLFTGTVFENIRYNKASATLDDVIAASKAVGAHEFITRLPDGYDTVLEQRGSNFSLGQRQLLSFARALVADAKILVLDEATANIDSYTERQIQKALETLLEGRTGLVIAHRLATIRGADRIIVLQNGELIEQGNHDQLMAKNGLYARLYTMNYSSFDDIPDDVVNAATAGDGTT; encoded by the coding sequence ATGACCGCGACCGATCTCGACGACGAACACGACACCGCCACGTTCCCCGGCCAGCGCCCGCCCCGCGCCACCGTGGGCAGCGCCCATATCGAGGAGGAAGTGTTCGGCAAGGCCTACGACCCGCGCACCATCCGGCGCATCTGGGCCTTCGTGCATCCCTATCGCCTGCGCATCTATCTTTCGGTCATCGCCGTGCTGATCTTTACCGCCACCCAGCTCGCCATTCCCCTGATCGTCGGCAATGCCATCGACACCGCGCTGGTCGATCCCCTCGCGGGCGGAGGTGGCCTGATCTGGTCGGTTGCGATCTTCGCCATTGTCGTCACCCTCAACTATGCCGCCTCCTGGATCCAGGAAAAACAGGTCGGAAACGTCGCCGAAAACGTGCTGTTCGACATGCGCCGCGCCATGTTCGCGCGCCTGCAGATCGTTGCGCTCGGTTTCATGGACAAGACCGAAGTCGGGCGCCTGATGAGCCGGCTGCAGGGCGACGTCAATTCCATGCAGGAATTTCTCGAAACCTCGATCGTCTCCATCGGCGATCTGGTCCTGCTGTGCGGTATCGTCGTCGTGCTTTTGAGCCTCGATTGGGGCCTGGGGCTTTTGACCCTCGCCACCATGCCCGCCCTGTTCATCGTCCGCATCTTCTGGCTGCCGCGCGCCAAGCGCGCCTTCTGGGCCGCCCACGAGACCAATTCGGCCACCAATGGCGCCATGGCCGAAGGCATCAACGGCGTGCGCACCATCCAGAACCTCGACCGTCAGAAGGTCAATTTCGACCTCTATGACGACAAGGCCTGGTCGAACCTGAAAACCCAGTTGACCGGCTCGCGCTACGCCCAGGTCATGGTCCCCATCGTCGACAGTTTGACCGGCATCGCCATGGCCACCGTCATCGTGGTCGGCGGCTCGCTTGTGCTCAACGGCTCCATGCAGATCGGCATCATCGTCGCCTTCCTGTTCTACATTCAGCGCTTTTTCGATCCCATCCGCTCGCTGACCATGCAATATTCCATCATGCAGCGCGCCATGACCTCGGGCCGCCGCATCACCGAAGTGCTCGACGTCCCCGTCTCCATCGCCGACAAGCCAGACGCGGTAACCCTCACCCGCGACATGGATGGGTCGGTCGATTTCGACAATGTCGCCTTCGGTTACGATCCCAAGCGCCCTGTCCTCAAAAACGTCTCCTTCCACGTCAATCCCGGCGAAACCGTCGCCCTTGTCGGCCCCACCGGCTCGGGCAAGACCAGCGCCATGGCGCTCGTGCATCGCTTTTATGAAGTGCAATCCGGTGCCGTCCGCGTTGGCGGCCACGATGTGCGCGACATCACCCAGGAATCCTTAGGCGAACAGGTCGCCATGGTGCTTCAGGAGCCGTTCCTGTTCACCGGCACGGTGTTTGAAAACATCCGCTACAACAAGGCATCCGCCACACTCGATGACGTCATCGCCGCGTCAAAGGCCGTCGGCGCCCACGAGTTCATCACCCGCCTGCCCGATGGCTACGATACCGTCCTCGAACAGCGCGGCTCGAACTTCTCGCTCGGCCAGCGCCAATTGCTCAGCTTCGCCCGCGCCCTTGTCGCCGACGCCAAAATCCTCGTCCTCGACGAGGCCACCGCCAATATCGACAGCTACACCGAACGCCAGATTCAAAAGGCGCTCGAAACCCTGCTCGAAGGCCGCACCGGCCTCGTCATCGCCCACCGCCTCGCCACCATCCGCGGCGCCGACCGCATCATCGTGCTCCAGAACGGCGAATTGATCGAACAGGGCAACCACGACCAGCTCATGGCCAAAAACGGCCTCTACGCCCGCCTCTACACCATGAACTACTCCAGCTTCGACGACATCCCCGACGACGTAGTCAACGCCGCCACGGCGGGGGATGGGACGACGTGA